One Peterkaempfera bronchialis DNA window includes the following coding sequences:
- a CDS encoding globin domain-containing protein has translation MAFDPAVLRDSFAVVERRADHVAKYFYAHLFTHNPGVRALFPDDMADQRDRLFAALTQLVLRLENPEQLTAYLGALGRDHRKFEALEGHYPAVGASLIAALRHFSGSAWTPEVEKTWSEAYSVISQAMIDAARAVDPGEPAWWNARVAARRRAAPDVVVLTLAPDRPYPFTAGQYLTVCSPRSSRIWRPYTIANAPRADGTVDLHVRRIPRGQLSGALVDQVGTGEWLRLGPPLGDAVLDPDSRRPLLLVVGGTGWAQARALLEQVAQSPRPTLAFVGARSDADLYDLDRVRELVERHPWLEVVLAAPADGAGREEAARLMRDGLAERGSWEGYDVHLSGPPDLVPSLVPLLLSRDAPPDRIRHDPVPAPGEPRPLTPADWFLTRRDVPWINRTDLGHA, from the coding sequence GTGGCCTTCGACCCTGCGGTCCTCCGCGACAGCTTCGCCGTCGTGGAACGCCGCGCCGACCACGTGGCCAAGTACTTCTACGCCCATCTGTTCACCCATAACCCGGGCGTACGCGCGCTCTTCCCCGACGACATGGCGGACCAGCGCGACCGGCTCTTCGCCGCCCTCACCCAACTGGTGCTGCGGCTGGAGAACCCCGAACAGCTCACCGCCTACCTCGGCGCCCTCGGACGCGACCACCGCAAGTTCGAGGCGCTGGAAGGCCACTACCCGGCGGTGGGTGCCAGCCTGATCGCCGCACTGCGCCACTTCTCCGGCAGCGCCTGGACGCCCGAGGTCGAGAAGACCTGGTCGGAGGCGTACTCGGTGATCTCGCAGGCGATGATCGACGCCGCCCGCGCGGTCGACCCCGGCGAACCCGCCTGGTGGAACGCCCGCGTCGCCGCCCGCCGCCGCGCCGCCCCGGACGTGGTGGTGCTGACCCTGGCCCCCGACCGGCCGTACCCCTTCACGGCCGGCCAGTACCTCACCGTGTGCAGCCCCCGGTCGTCCCGGATCTGGCGGCCGTACACGATCGCCAATGCACCACGGGCCGACGGCACGGTGGACCTCCACGTCCGGCGGATCCCCCGTGGGCAGCTCAGCGGGGCCCTGGTGGACCAGGTGGGCACCGGCGAGTGGCTGCGGCTGGGCCCGCCGCTGGGCGACGCCGTACTCGACCCGGACTCCCGCCGCCCGCTGCTGCTGGTCGTCGGCGGGACCGGGTGGGCGCAGGCCAGGGCGCTGCTGGAGCAGGTCGCGCAGTCCCCCCGGCCGACCCTGGCCTTCGTGGGCGCGCGCTCCGACGCCGACCTCTACGACCTCGACCGGGTCCGGGAGCTGGTCGAGCGCCACCCCTGGCTGGAGGTCGTCCTCGCCGCTCCGGCGGACGGCGCCGGACGGGAGGAGGCGGCGCGGCTGATGCGCGACGGCCTGGCGGAGCGCGGCAGCTGGGAGGGGTACGACGTGCACCTCTCCGGGCCGCCCGACCTGGTGCCCTCGCTGGTGCCGCTGCTCCTCTCCCGGGACGCACCACCGGACCGCATCCGGCACGACCCGGTACCGGCGCCCGGCGAGCCTCGGCCGCTGACCCCGGCGGACTGGTTCCTGACGCGGCGGGACGTCCCCTGGATCAACCGGACGGATCTGGGACACGCATAA
- a CDS encoding globin domain-containing protein — MTAWFYDHLFTHHPGVRGLFADHLDEQRDRLWAALGALVSHLEDTPTLVDMVRKLGRRHAGYGALPEHYPAVGASLIATLRHFAGDAWTPETEASWAAVYEVVSSTMIDAAAGEPTPAV, encoded by the coding sequence GTGACGGCCTGGTTCTATGACCATCTCTTCACCCACCACCCCGGGGTACGAGGGCTCTTCGCGGACCACCTGGACGAGCAGCGGGACCGCCTCTGGGCCGCCCTCGGAGCCCTGGTCTCCCATCTGGAGGACACCCCGACCCTGGTGGACATGGTCCGCAAGCTCGGCCGCCGGCACGCCGGCTACGGCGCCCTCCCCGAGCACTACCCGGCCGTCGGAGCCAGCCTGATCGCCACCCTGCGGCACTTCGCCGGCGACGCCTGGACCCCCGAGACGGAGGCTTCCTGGGCCGCCGTCTACGAGGTGGTCAGCAGCACCATGATCGACGCCGCAGCCGGCGAACCGACCCCGGCCGTCTGA
- the mscL gene encoding large conductance mechanosensitive channel protein MscL, which yields MEQPVKGFRSFLLRGNVVDLAVGIVIGAAFTAVVNGFVTAFLTPLMGLATGTVGDYSKKTFTVAGTEFPFGAFLNAVISFVLVAAVIYFLVVLPFGKLSARFMPRQDLEAPKADCPECLSSIPAAATRCAFCTAEVGRRPVPGQVHTGA from the coding sequence ATGGAGCAGCCAGTGAAGGGTTTCCGCAGTTTCCTGCTGCGCGGCAATGTGGTCGACCTGGCGGTCGGCATCGTCATCGGCGCGGCGTTCACCGCCGTGGTCAACGGCTTTGTCACCGCTTTTCTCACCCCGCTGATGGGCCTGGCCACCGGCACCGTGGGCGACTACAGCAAGAAGACCTTCACGGTGGCGGGCACCGAGTTCCCCTTCGGCGCCTTCCTCAACGCGGTGATCAGCTTTGTCCTGGTCGCGGCGGTCATCTACTTCCTGGTGGTGCTGCCGTTCGGCAAGCTGAGCGCCCGCTTCATGCCGCGCCAGGACCTGGAAGCCCCCAAGGCCGACTGCCCCGAGTGCCTCAGCTCCATCCCGGCCGCCGCCACCCGCTGCGCCTTCTGCACCGCCGAGGTCGGCAGGCGGCCCGTGCCGGGGCAGGTGCACACGGGCGCCTGA
- a CDS encoding nucleoside/nucleotide kinase family protein, producing MVTPSVRPITPERLADELADRIAALPGTPWLRVAVDGAPAACPGALADALCEPLRLRGRPVLRVSAGDFLRPASLRLEYGRQDPDSYYDGWLDSGGLLREVLAPLDPGGSGRVLPSLRDAASDRATRAPYTELPPGGVLLLDGALLLGRWLPFELTVHLALTPGALVRRTPPEEHWTLPAYARYDAEAEPTGSADVVVRADDPRHPALVERPG from the coding sequence GTGGTGACCCCTTCCGTACGCCCCATCACCCCCGAGCGGCTGGCCGATGAACTGGCCGACCGCATCGCCGCCCTGCCCGGCACCCCCTGGCTGCGGGTCGCCGTGGACGGCGCCCCGGCAGCCTGCCCCGGCGCGCTCGCCGACGCACTCTGCGAGCCGCTGCGGCTCCGTGGCCGCCCCGTACTGCGCGTCTCGGCCGGGGACTTCCTGCGGCCCGCCTCGCTCCGCCTGGAGTACGGCCGCCAGGACCCCGACTCCTACTACGACGGCTGGCTGGACAGCGGCGGTCTGCTGCGCGAGGTCCTCGCCCCGCTGGACCCGGGCGGCAGCGGCCGGGTGCTGCCCTCGCTCCGCGACGCCGCGTCCGACCGGGCCACCCGCGCCCCCTACACCGAGCTGCCGCCGGGCGGGGTGCTGCTGCTCGACGGCGCGCTGCTGCTGGGCCGGTGGCTGCCCTTCGAGCTGACCGTGCATCTGGCGCTCACGCCGGGCGCACTCGTCCGCCGCACCCCGCCCGAGGAGCACTGGACGCTCCCGGCGTACGCCCGCTACGACGCCGAGGCCGAGCCGACCGGCAGCGCCGATGTCGTCGTCCGCGCGGACGACCCCCGGCATCCCGCGCTGGTGGAGCGGCCCGGGTGA